The window TGCTGGTTCTGCCAGCACGGTCTCACCTCTCTGTGCGACAACAGCAACGCCAACGCGAAACTCGCCGAGAAGATGTTCGGGCACGCACCGAGCGGCATTTATGGGTACTCGCACCTTACTGGCGGGTACGCAGGCGGGCAGGCGCAGTTTGCACGGACGCTGTACGCCGACGAGAACCTCTTCAAAATCCCCGAGGGCCTGAAGGACGATCAGGTGCTGTTCCTGACGGATATTCTTCCCACCGGGTACATGGGCGCACTGAACTGCGACATCCAGCCGGGCGACACGGTCGCGGTGTACGGCTGCGGGCCGGTGGGCCTGTTCACGATCATGAGCGCGTTTCTGCTGGGTGCGGGCCGCGTGATCGCCATCGACCGCTTCCAGTACCGCCTCGCAACGGCTGAGGCACTGGGCGCAGAACCCCTGAATTACGAGCAGTAGGAGGTCTTGGAGGCGCTGAAGCTGCGAACTGGCGGGCGCGGGCCAGACAGCGTGGTGGACGCGGTTGGCATGGAGGCGCACGGCGTCGGGCTGCTCGCACTGGCGGACGCCGTGAAGCAGACGACGCGGGTCGCGGAGAACGACCGCCCACATGTGCTGCGCTCCGCGATCATCTCTGTGCGGAAAGGCGGGACCGTGAGCGTTCCGGGTGTCTACGGCGGCTTTGCAGACAAGATCCCGCTCGGCGCGTTTATGAACAAAGCGCTCACCATGCGGACCGGACAGACACACGTGCACCGCTTTGTTCCCAGACTGCTGGAGCACATCGTGAAGGGCGACATCGACCCGACGGTCATCATTTCGCACCGCCTCAGCCTGGACGAAGCACCACTCGGGTATCACCTCTTCAAACACAAAGAGGACCACTGTGTAAAGTGCGTGCTTGACCCGTGGGCCGCGCCCAAACCGGAGAACACCAGCGGAACCTTGAAAGCGATGGGTGCAGACTGACGCGCGGGGGCTCGGGTGTCTTACTGGAATGAACCCGTGTTTTGAAGGTTCATTCCACCCGCCGTCCGGTGCGTCCTGTCGCCGTTTACCAGTCGTTTATCAAAGGGGGCATGACCGAACACGGAAACCGATTTTCGCACTGGCTTCTCTGGCTATTCCCTTAGGGACAGTTAGACTGATGACAGTCATGGATTTTCGTCTGCCAGGCACCGAACCGCTGTTCGACATGGCACAGCTCTTTGAAGCGCCCTCGTTACGGCTGTGTCTGATCGAGCCGGAGAGCGCCCGGCTGCTGGCTGTCTCGCCAGATCTACGGCAGCTGATCCCGGAGAATCTGGGAGAGAGTTTCGACGGGTGGTGCGACCCGGATGACCGCTACTGGCTTGACCGCTGGCTGCAGGGAGCAGTTCCCGAGAGTATGCCATACCTGACAGTGGCTGCCGTTCAGGAGGGCCAGTTGGCCGGTGGGCAGTGGCATCTGCTGCGGCAGCCTTCGGGGGTGGTGGGGGTGCTGAGCCTTCCTTCCGACGGGCCAGGATTTTCACCGATGGTGACCGCCCTGCTCGATCACCTTCCAACCGATCTGGCCGTGCTGGATGCACACGGGCGATACCTGTACACCAACCGCGCGGCCATCCGCGACGACAGCGTTCGCCAGGGAATCATCGGAATGACCGACCGGCAGTATGTCGAGTGGCGTGGCCATCCGCTGCGGCTGGCCGAACTGCGGGAGGAACAGTTTCGGCGGGCTATCGCCACCCGCCAGCCGCAGCAGTGGGAGGAGGTGCTGGAAACGCCGCAGGGCCTGCGAACCTTCCGGCGCAGTTACATTCCGGTGTGGTCTGCCCAGGGCGAGTTGCAGCTGATGCTGGGGTACGGCACCGACATCACCCAGTCGGTGGCCCAGGCACGCCAGGTGGGGTTGCTGGAACGGGTGGTGCTGACGTCCCGCGATCCGACCATGCTGCTGGACGCGTCGCCCGGAGAGCATTACCGGCAGCTGGTGTACGCCAATCTGGCCTTCGAACGGCTTGGCCTGTGCAGCACGCTCCAGTCATTGATCGGCACCCGCCTCAGTGAGTGGGGTTTCGGTCGGCGCGACGAATCGCTGCTCGGGTCGCTGCTCGACCGGCTGGAACTGGAAGGAAGCCTCGAAATCGAGGTGCTGCTGCCCGACCGCCAGCAGTGGGTGGAGTTCTCGGCCCAGGCGATCCACAACGATCAGGGCAACCTGACTCACTGGGCAGTGCATCTGCGCAACGTCACCGCCCGCAAACGAACCGAGCAGCTGCGCCACAGTCGCCTACAGGCCGGGACGTTCAGCGTGGAGGGGCGTTCCATTCCGGAAGTGCTGGCCCCCCTGTTGGCGGGCATTCAGCAGTGGGCACCCGGCTGGACGGCTGCTGTCGTCTTCGGACTCGACGGCGTGGCGCGGGTGGCCGGAGACGTCAGCCGCGCTTTTCGCCGCTGGCTTACCCGCGTGACCTCTGCCGAATTCCGGGCGATCTGGGCGGAGCGCGATCCCCAGCATCTTGGGCGGCCCCACCATCACCGTGACCTGTGGCACGAGCCGCAGCTCGCTGTCCACCATCAGAAGCTGCGCCGGGCCGGTATCCGCAGCACCGTCGAAGTCCCGCTGTACGACCACGCCTCTCAGCTGTTGGGCGTGCTGTTTCTGAGTTATCCGGCGATCAGCGAACCTCCGGCACTGGTGGCAGACGTCCTGATCGACGAGGCGAGCGCCGTGACCCTGTATCTGGAACGTGATCGGCAGCGGCACCAGCTCGAACTGCTGGCGTACAGCGATCCCCTGACGGGCCTGCTCAACCGCTTCGCATTTCTGAAACACGTGGAGACGCAGCTTGCCAGCCGCCCTGCCGACGCCCCCCGGCCAGCCCTGGCCCTGCTGGATCTCGACCGCTTCAAGCAGGTCAATGACGGTCTGGGCCACGCGGTGGGCGACGTGCTGCTGACACAGGTGGCGCAGCGGCTGCGGCGGCTGTCCAGTTCAGTCGCTCTGGACGGTCTGGCCCGGCTGGGCGGTGACGAATTCGCGTTTCTGCTCCAGGATGAAGCCCAGATCGATGCCGCGACCACGGCAACCGAGGTGCTGTTCGCCCCCCCCTTCCTGCTGGCCGGGCGAGCCGTCCACACTGGCCTGTCGCTCGGTTGGAGCGTTGTTTCGCCGTCGGCGTCGGAGGTGGGCACACTGCTGCGGCAGGCAGACGCCGCCATGTACATCGCCAAGCGCTCTCAGGCGATGGCCCACCGCTATTCGCCCGCTGCACAGCCAAGGCACCGGGCACTGGCGCTGGAGCAGGCGCTGCACGAGGGGCTGGAGCAGCAGCAGTTTCATCTGGTCTACCAGCCGCAGGTGCGCGTGCAGGACGGAACGGTGTGCGGGGCCGAGGCGCTGCTGCGCTGGGAGCATCCGGTGCTGGGAGTCGTGGCTCCCGACGAATTCATCGTGGTTGCCGAGGCCACCGGTCTGATCGTGCGGCTGGGCAACTGGGTGCTGAGGCGTGCCTGCCAGGATGCCCGCCGCTGGAAGCATCCGACCCTGCGTCTCAGCGTCAATATCTCGGCTGTTCAGCTGGCGCAGGTGTCGTTTCCCGAGATGGTGCGGACGGCACTCCAGCAGAGTGGCTGGCCGGCAGAGCGGCTGGTGCTGGAAATTACCGAGACGGGCTTTCTGACAGATCTGGCATTGACTCAGACCTCACTCCAGTCTTTGAGGGCGCAGGGCGTGCGGGTCTCGCTGGATGACTTCGGAACAGGGTATTCATCGTTGGCGCAGGTACTGGAACTGCCGCTGGACGAGGTGAAAATCGACCGCCGCTTCATGCAGGCGCTGGACGACAGCCTCCCCGGCAGTGCGGGTGCCCGCGCGATTGTTCAGAGCACGGTGGCGCTGTCCAGCGTGTTAGGACTGACGGTGGTGGCAGAGGGCGTAGAACGTGAGACCCAGCGCGAGGTGCTTGAGCAGCTGGGCTGTGAGGTGATGCAGGGCTGGCTGGTCGCGCCCGGCCTCCCGGTGGCCGCCTTCGACCGCTGGCTGGTCAGCTGGCCGGGGCAGTCGGGTGGCCGCCCGTAACTGCATCCACGCCCGGTCTACCGTTGGCTGTTCAAACTCGATCTTGACATAGAGGAAGGGCGGAGTGGGGCTGAAGCTACCCGGAACGCGAAAGCTCAGCGCCCGCTCAACTCGGCTTCCAGCTGAGCCCGCATCTGACGGTGCAGCGGCGCACTGAGGAGGTGCTCGATCTCAGCGGGGGTGTGAAACTTGCTGTAGTAATACTCGAAGGTGTCGAGCACGCTGGGGCCGTCCAGTGGCCGCTGACCTTCGAGCGTCACGGGTTGCCCGGCCTGCACCTTGCCCTCCGAGATGACCCTCGCGTAGAAACCGGGACGGCGTACCCTGCGAAACGTTTTGACGAACTGCGGGTCGTTCATTCGCACCGCCAGAGTGACGCAGGGAATGCGTGCCGAAGTGATTTCGAGCACCACCTCACCGACATGCAGGCGCTCACCAATGCTCATAGGGGCCGATTCGAGGTCGGAAACGAGCAGATTCTCCCCGAACGTGCCCGGAGCCAGAACCCGGCCCAGCAACTGGCTCCAGAAATCGTAATCCGGCTGAGTGAAGACGTACACTGCCTGGTCGAGACCGCCGTGATTCTCGGTATCGACAATATGATCGCCGCTGAGCCCAAGGGCACCGATCTGAACCGGTTCGCTGACCGGAACTTTGAAGATGCCGCTCTGGCCGCTTTTGGCTTCAATGGAACGTGGTGTACCGATATTGACGCTCAGCAGCCGCATAGCCCGAGTGTAACAGCCTGCACCGGCTCCGCAGCTCTGAGCACTGTTCGCGCTGTGCAGGTCAACCGACAGCACCGATACAGTGATTGATCTCCGCGTTCCTTGAAGATAGATTCGTCCCGGATGCTGTCCATTCTTCCTGCTATCTCACCTTTTCCGGTTGCTCCACAGATCACTCAGCGCGTCCGTCGCCTGCCAGGGGAGCGCCTCCCGGAAAATCGTCCGAGAGCTTGATGGACAATTCGACCTCCCACACAGACTTCCTCGGCTCAAGGCGGTAGTCGGTCAGGTACGCCTCGTACCGGCAGCGGAAGCCATCGCCCGTAGGGGCATCCCAGCGGTCCCAGACGAGGCCTTCCTGCTTTGCCCAGTCCAGCAGCGCCCTGTTCGCTCTCAGTGCATATCTGGAATACCGCAGGCTGGCATACTGCCCGGCAGGCAAGACCCCCGGCCTGACGCGCTCGTCGCCGGGAAAGGGTTCGGGAACCAGACAGCCCACTTCGATGTCCATCGGCCCGTTCATGTCAATCACATGCAGCCGCAGAAAGAATGGCCTGGCGTCGGTCGCGCCCTGCGCCTTCAGCCACACGCGCAGCTCTTTCAGGAGCTGATCTACGACGGCGAACATGCCCTTAAACGGCGTGACCGTGCGGATGCCCACACAGGATCGCTCGCTTCGGTACTGGATGACTGGTTTCCCGATGTACTGTTGTTCGGCGTGGGCGGGTTCCGGGTGATGGAGAGAGGGTTTTGCCATGACAGCCTCCTGGTCGCACAAGGATCTTCGCCGGTTGTGGTCGGGTCTTGAGGGTTGCCTTCATCGGCCACCGCCTGCTTCCAGAGGGGCAGCGAGGAAGCCGGAGCTGCGCCCAGTTTACCTGCTCCCACAGGATGCAGGCATCAAGGGCGGCAGTCCGGTCATGCGCTGGTGCCCCGGCTCCATCCAGAGGCCGCCCGCCCGCCGAGACAGCGCTGAGGCTGAAAGTCACCGCTTCGGCTTCCTGAGAAAAGAATCGTCGCTGCCTGCGTACCCGAGGAGAAACGGACCTCCGCCTGGTTGGGGCAGGTGGCCCGCTGGTGGGCTTTACGCAGCTCAGTCGGCGTCTCGGCGGTTTAACGCGCCAGCACCCAGAGTCCCAGCAGGCCCAGGGCATACAGGCCCACGACTCCCCAGGAATCCAGTCCAAGCAGCCCCCACTGACGCCGCGACCGAAAGACCAGACCGTACAGGTACACCCCTGTCAACAGCACGCCCAGGGCCGTCAGGTACAGGTCACTGCGCTGAAGTTGCGGCAGCACCGCCTGTCCAGAGAGGAGAGAGGCCACGAGAAACAGCACCGGCAGGAAGGCATTGCCGCCGAAGATATCGCTGACGGCCAGTTCGTAGTCGCCCAGGCGCACAGAAGCCAGTCCGGTCGAGATCTCTGGCAGTGCAGTGGCGACGGCCAGAACGGTCGCGCCAAACACCACCCCACTCAGATGAAGATGCTGCGCCAGCGCTTCTCCACTCAATGCCAGGACCAGGCCCGCCCCAAGGGTAACCAGGGCCGCAACGCCGAACGTCAGGACTGCCCGTACCGTGCTGGTGGCGTCGTTGCGTTCCTGCTGCTGCTGCCGGGCGTGCTGTACTTCGGGTGGGAAGGTCAACGCTGGCCCTTCAGCTTTCCACGGAATCGCCTGAGCCTTACTGATCAGCCACATGCCCACGCCCCAGAGCACCGCGATCAGCAACGTGCCGGGTTCGAGGCGTCCCCACACTGCGGTCTTGGGCAGCTGTGCCCCCATCACAACGCCCATCAGCACAGCGGTGACCAGCGTGCCTTCGAGCACCAGATTCAGCGAACGGCTCAGACTGGTGAGTGGGGCCTGCCGACCCAGCCCGAATGCGTCGATGACTGCCAG is drawn from Deinococcus ruber and contains these coding sequences:
- a CDS encoding sensor domain-containing protein produces the protein MDFRLPGTEPLFDMAQLFEAPSLRLCLIEPESARLLAVSPDLRQLIPENLGESFDGWCDPDDRYWLDRWLQGAVPESMPYLTVAAVQEGQLAGGQWHLLRQPSGVVGVLSLPSDGPGFSPMVTALLDHLPTDLAVLDAHGRYLYTNRAAIRDDSVRQGIIGMTDRQYVEWRGHPLRLAELREEQFRRAIATRQPQQWEEVLETPQGLRTFRRSYIPVWSAQGELQLMLGYGTDITQSVAQARQVGLLERVVLTSRDPTMLLDASPGEHYRQLVYANLAFERLGLCSTLQSLIGTRLSEWGFGRRDESLLGSLLDRLELEGSLEIEVLLPDRQQWVEFSAQAIHNDQGNLTHWAVHLRNVTARKRTEQLRHSRLQAGTFSVEGRSIPEVLAPLLAGIQQWAPGWTAAVVFGLDGVARVAGDVSRAFRRWLTRVTSAEFRAIWAERDPQHLGRPHHHRDLWHEPQLAVHHQKLRRAGIRSTVEVPLYDHASQLLGVLFLSYPAISEPPALVADVLIDEASAVTLYLERDRQRHQLELLAYSDPLTGLLNRFAFLKHVETQLASRPADAPRPALALLDLDRFKQVNDGLGHAVGDVLLTQVAQRLRRLSSSVALDGLARLGGDEFAFLLQDEAQIDAATTATEVLFAPPFLLAGRAVHTGLSLGWSVVSPSASEVGTLLRQADAAMYIAKRSQAMAHRYSPAAQPRHRALALEQALHEGLEQQQFHLVYQPQVRVQDGTVCGAEALLRWEHPVLGVVAPDEFIVVAEATGLIVRLGNWVLRRACQDARRWKHPTLRLSVNISAVQLAQVSFPEMVRTALQQSGWPAERLVLEITETGFLTDLALTQTSLQSLRAQGVRVSLDDFGTGYSSLAQVLELPLDEVKIDRRFMQALDDSLPGSAGARAIVQSTVALSSVLGLTVVAEGVERETQREVLEQLGCEVMQGWLVAPGLPVAAFDRWLVSWPGQSGGRP
- a CDS encoding MOSC domain-containing protein encodes the protein MRLLSVNIGTPRSIEAKSGQSGIFKVPVSEPVQIGALGLSGDHIVDTENHGGLDQAVYVFTQPDYDFWSQLLGRVLAPGTFGENLLVSDLESAPMSIGERLHVGEVVLEITSARIPCVTLAVRMNDPQFVKTFRRVRRPGFYARVISEGKVQAGQPVTLEGQRPLDGPSVLDTFEYYYSKFHTPAEIEHLLSAPLHRQMRAQLEAELSGR
- a CDS encoding GyrI-like domain-containing protein; protein product: MAKPSLHHPEPAHAEQQYIGKPVIQYRSERSCVGIRTVTPFKGMFAVVDQLLKELRVWLKAQGATDARPFFLRLHVIDMNGPMDIEVGCLVPEPFPGDERVRPGVLPAGQYASLRYSRYALRANRALLDWAKQEGLVWDRWDAPTGDGFRCRYEAYLTDYRLEPRKSVWEVELSIKLSDDFPGGAPLAGDGRAE
- a CDS encoding sodium:calcium antiporter — its product is MFALLSVPLLVLAFVLAAGATWMAGIRLSAATDIIDDRFHLGAALGGLILLAVATNLPEMAITISAALSHHLELAIGNILGGIAVQTVVLAVIDAFGLGRQAPLTSLSRSLNLVLEGTLVTAVLMGVVMGAQLPKTAVWGRLEPGTLLIAVLWGVGMWLISKAQAIPWKAEGPALTFPPEVQHARQQQQERNDATSTVRAVLTFGVAALVTLGAGLVLALSGEALAQHLHLSGVVFGATVLAVATALPEISTGLASVRLGDYELAVSDIFGGNAFLPVLFLVASLLSGQAVLPQLQRSDLYLTALGVLLTGVYLYGLVFRSRRQWGLLGLDSWGVVGLYALGLLGLWVLAR